The Salicibibacter halophilus DNA window ACGTGACCTCCTTCTCCATAACCCTACTGCATACCAATTATTCTAACACATGTCCATGGTCAACTTCGAATACTAAGCGTCCATCGTCGGTCTTTTCATATACAGCTTCATCTGAGACATCTTTTGTCAGTTGTTGAAAAATACGCTCGCGATAATACGACTCTGCAAACCCATCAATAGGTCTCGGTTGCGATTCATGAATTCGAAATGGAACAAGTTCGATTTCAGCCATTCCATCTTCACCTAATTCATATTGGGCCAAAGCAGTGTCTCTCGTTCTTGTCCATCCTTGATCGAACACAAAATTTCCGAGGGAATAAAAGATAATGCCATCATTATAAACATCGACGGATTGCAACACGTGCGGATGATGGCCAACGACAATATCAGCCCCTGCATCCACATAAGCTTTCATTAAATCTTCCTGGCGGTCCGATACCGTACTTGTATACTCCACACCGCTATGGAGATGAGCGACGACGAGATCCGCTTCCTCATTTGCGCGCTCTATCACGCTCAGCGAGTGGGCAGGATCAGAGTCAGCGACCCCCTCTCTTCCCGATTGCGACCAAACATCGTTGAAGCCGACGGTAGCCACGGTTAAATCGTTATACTCCTCGAAGGATACCGCTTCTTCCTCTTCGCCGAAATAAGCGCCGACCGTGTCTACGTCTGAATCTTCAAAAGCCGTGAGTGTATCTTGCACCCCTTTTGAACCATAATCACGAATATGGTTATTGGCGAGGTTGATATTCGTAAATCCGGCATCCGAAAGAAGCTCCACGGATTCTTGCCCTGCTTCCAG harbors:
- a CDS encoding CapA family protein, which gives rise to MRSRHSRKFNLQESMLAHTKKHKKRALPHAIIGIAVSLAILFGAQLWPAPEVESTGADSDDNNAFTASFVGDIMTGRYVEQVIDHQGLDFLFRYAKPYFEESDYVTGNFENPILLEEEEYEPEDKEIHLEAGQESVELLSDAGFTNINLANNHIRDYGSKGVQDTLTAFEDSDVDTVGAYFGEEEEAVSFEEYNDLTVATVGFNDVWSQSGREGVADSDPAHSLSVIERANEEADLVVAHLHSGVEYTSTVSDRQEDLMKAYVDAGADIVVGHHPHVLQSVDVYNDGIIFYSLGNFVFDQGWTRTRDTALAQYELGEDGMAEIELVPFRIHESQPRPIDGFAESYYRERIFQQLTKDVSDEAVYEKTDDGRLVFEVDHGHVLE